The following are encoded together in the Raineyella sp. LH-20 genome:
- a CDS encoding type II toxin-antitoxin system RelE/ParE family toxin — protein sequence MTAPMYRIEVAPAAARQLRKLDQVARRRVQAAIELLAGDPRPPGAKTLVGGEGEWRVRTGDHRIVYEIHDQVLVVLVLAVGHRREVYRHR from the coding sequence GTGACAGCACCGATGTATCGGATCGAGGTCGCGCCGGCCGCTGCGCGTCAGCTCCGCAAGCTCGACCAGGTGGCTCGACGCCGCGTTCAGGCCGCGATCGAGCTGCTTGCCGGCGATCCCCGCCCGCCCGGCGCCAAGACGCTCGTGGGCGGTGAGGGGGAGTGGCGCGTCCGTACCGGCGACCACCGCATCGTCTACGAGATCCACGACCAGGTGCTCGTCGTTCTGGTCCTCGCGGTCGGCCACCGCCGGGAGGTCTACCGTCACCGGTGA